The following are encoded together in the Phyllopteryx taeniolatus isolate TA_2022b chromosome 21, UOR_Ptae_1.2, whole genome shotgun sequence genome:
- the rpz2 gene encoding rapunzel 2: MADAAQVKKAAVTVLTYVEKVSSFASSIDPIFGIVSSLVGVARKGLMDEEGHELDKDFQAIHTKLESISEKNRQCLTQIRIDEVNETFGKYEEYIKHQYAAFNAMVAQMKKDPDNTPHYMENFERIYERDKMDTGLDVYYRGVMGTGSLFSRPLLRVYLENCDGDPEIMERHCSHVAHLFHMGLIALMAYTAVTEDDEEEVREKWAARVHDIQAKMQEVLSLCKDMDPDPASDDNNLAS; the protein is encoded by the coding sequence ATGGCGGACGCCGCCCAGGTGAAGAAAGCAGCTGTCACGGTGCTGACCTACGTGGAGAAGGTATCCTCCTTCGCCTCGTCCATCGACCCCATCTTTGGCATCGTCTCCTCCCTGGTGGGAGTGGCTCGCAAGGGCCTCATGGACGAGGAGGGCCACGAGCTGGACAAGGACTTCCAGGCCATCCACACCAAGCTGGAGAGCATCTCAGAGAAGAACCGGCAGTGCCTGACGCAGATCCGGATTGACGAGGTGAATGAGACCTTTGGCAAGTACGAAGAGTACATCAAGCACCAGTACGCCGCCTTTAACGCCATGGTGGCCCAGATGAAGAAGGACCCGGATAACACGCCGCATTACATGGAGAACTTTGAGCGGATCTACGAGCGGGACAAAATGGACACCGGCCTGGACGTGTACTACCGCGGCGTGATGGGCACCGGCTCGCTCTTCAGCAGGCCCCTGTTGAGAGTGTACCTGGAGAACTGCGACGGAGACCCGGAGATCATGGAGCGCCATTGCTCGCATGTGGCCCACCTCTTCCACATGGGCCTCATCGCCCTAATGGCTTACACCGCGGTCACCGAGGATGACGAGGAGGAGGTGCGCGAAAAGTGGGCTGCCAGGGTGCACGACATTCAGGCAAAGATGCAAGAGGTGCTCAGTCTGTGCAAAGACATGGATCCTGATCCGGCATCCGATGACAACAATCTTGCTTCCTGA
- the krit1 gene encoding krev interaction trapped protein 1, giving the protein MGNEDSLEEVFVAVLRLKSQVSLSSKEYRAKAYEILLSEVPLEGKEKKRKKILLATKIQAAGDKSKSILDYVADTIKPLSNNQSFIGKRVVHVKKFSLGGDNDVEEASLFVVPVGIKDNSKPVHNAGGPSFYCLQDIMRVCSETSSHFCPITARMLLALDKWLVEQHTVPHAIPALFRPAPVERVKTHVRNPAYGGEGRVSDEGLHMGYTALEIKSKMMSLEKADMCVLNPLYGSDLQYTNRVDKVIINPYFGLGAPDYSKIQIPTRETWQHSANCTAEDKERQWVDDFPLHRSACEGDTELLSKLLDSGFSVKQLDSDHWAPIHYACWHGKVEATKLLLEKGKCNPNLLNGQLSSPLHFAARGGHSDIVQLLLQHPEIDRHIEDQQKRTPLQVCEENKQNEWEETVKLLQQANSKPYEKVRIYRMDGSYRSVELKHGNNTTVQQIMEGMRLSQETQQYFTIWICSENLHLQLKPYHKPLQHLRIWTEIVTDLTVLDPQRETPQLFLRRDVRLPLEIEKKVEDPLAILILFDEARHCLLKGFFPAPDSKLITLASFLLQIIYGNYESKKHKQGFLNEENLKSIVPILKVKSKAYHWTNRILHEYKALSTSEGVSKEMHHLQRLFLQNCWDIPTYGAAFFTGQVYTKASASNHKVIRVYVGVNTKGLHLMNMETKALLISLEYGTFMWQLGQADQYFQVHSGENKMNFIVHTKQAGLIVKLLMKLSGQMTPNDKGVTDKYAYG; this is encoded by the exons ATGGGCAACGAGGACAGCCTGGAGGAGGTGTTTGTCGCTGTCCTTCGGCTCAAGAGTCAAGTCAGCCTAAGCTCCAAAGAGTACAGAGCCAAAGCCTATGAG ATCTTGCTGAGCGAAGTGCCCTTGGAggggaaggagaaaaaaaggaagaaaatccTCCTGGCAACAAAGATCCAGGCAGCGGGAGACAAATCCAAATCCATCTTGGACTATGTTGCGGACACCATCAAACCCTTGTCCAACAACCAAAGCTTCATCG GTAAACGCGTGGTTCACGTGAAGAAATTCTCCCTGGGTGGAGACAATGACGTTGAAGAGGCATCGCTCTTTGTGGTGCCAGTGGGCATTAAAG ACAACAGCAAGCCGGTCCACAACGCGGGCGGCCCGAGCTTCTACTGCCTGCAGGACATCATGAGGGTCTGCAGTGAGACCAGCAGCCACTTCTGCCCTATCACTGCCAGGATGCTCCTGGCCTTAGACAA ATGGCTAGTGGAGCAACACACTGTGCCACATGCCATCCCGGCCCTGTTCCGTCCCGCGCCCGTGGAGCGAGTGAAGACTCACGTAAGAAACCCAGCGTACGGTGGCGAGGGAAGAGTGAGTGACGAGGGCTTGCATATGGGTTACACGGCACTGGAGATCAAAAGCAAGATGATGTCCCTGGAGAAGGCGGACATGTGTGTCCTGAACCCACTCTACGGCTCCGATCTGCAGTACACCAACCGG GTGGACAAAGTTATCATCAACCCATACTTTGGGCTCGGAGCACCAGACTACTCGAAGATCCAGATCCCTACCAGGGAGACGTGGCAGCACAGCGCCAACTGCACAGCTGAGGACAA GGAGCGTCAGTGGGTGGACGACTTCCCGCTCCACCGTAGCGCCTGTGAGGGAGACACGGAGCTGCTGTCCAAGCTCCTGGACAGCGGCTTCTCGGTCAAGCAGCTGGACAGCGACCACTGGGCCCCCATCCACTACGCCTGCTG GCATGGCAAAGTTGAGGCGACAAAGCTGCTGTTGGAAAAAGGTAAATGTAATCCGAACCTGCTGAACGGACAGCTCAGCTCACCTCTGCACTTTGCCGCAAGAGGCGGCCACAGTGACATCGTGCAACTCCTGCTGCAGCACCCCGAGATCGACCGG CACATAGAAGATCAGCAGAAGCGAACACCACTGCAAGTATGTGAGGAGAACAAGCAGAACGAATGGGAGGAGACTGTGAAGCTTCTGCAGCAGGCCAACAGTAAACCT TACGAGAAGGTGCGCATCTATCGCATGGATGGCTCATACCGGTCAGTGGAGCTGAAGCACGGCAACAACACCACGGTGCAGCAGATCATGGAGGGCATGCGTCTCTCCCAAGAGACCCAGCAGTACTTCACCATCTGGATCTGCTCCGAGAACCTCC ACCTGCAGCTGAAGCCGTACCACAAGCCCCTGCAGCACCTGCGCATCTGGACGGAGATCGTGACGGACCTGACGGTGCTGGACCCGCAAAGAGAGACGCCTCAGCTCTTCCTCCGCAGGGACGTCCGCTTGCCTCTGGAGATTGAGAAAAAG GTGGAGGATCCGCTGGCCATTCTCATCCTGTTTGACGAGGCCCGACACTGCCTGCTGAAGGGCTTCTTTCCGGCTCCAGACAGCAAGCTGATCACGCTGGCCAGCTTCCTACTGCAGATCATCTACGGCAACTACGAGAGCAAGAAGCACAAGCAAGGCTTCCTCAA TGAGGAAAACCTAAAGTCCATTGTGCCTATACTAAAAGTGAAAAGCAAAGCGTACCACTGGACGAACAGGATTCTGCACGAATACAAA GCGCTGAGCACCAGCGAGGGTGTGAGCAAGGAAATGCACCACCTGCAGCGGCTCTTCCTGCAGAACTGCTGGGACATCCCCACCTATGGCGCCGCCTTCTTCACGGGACAGGTCTACACCAAGGCCAGCGCCAGCAACCACAAGGTCATCCGGGTCTACGTGGGCGTGAACACCAAGGGGCTGCACCTCATGAACATGGAGACCAAG GCACTTCTCATCAGCTTAGAGTACGGCACGTTCATGTGGCAGCTGGGACAAGCTGACCAGTACTTCCAAGTACACAGCGGCGAGAACAAAATGAACTTCATTGTGCACACCAAGCAG GCCGGCCTCATTGTGAAGCTTTTAATGAAGCTGAGTGGGCAAATGACCCCCAACGACAAAGGCGTCACAGACAAATACGCTTACGGCTGA